The following proteins come from a genomic window of Pseudomonas putida:
- a CDS encoding SCO family protein: MTRTQKTVFILVALVALIMGLTVNKVLNGSDQPNPTELIDAGIILLPQSRTVADVTMTNQDGQPVQLDDLKGKWSLLFFGYTYCPDICPTTLAQLRQVKSELSKEAADRLQVVLVSVDPNRDTPNQLKQYLGYFDKDFVGVAGSIEDTQKLANALSIPFIPADTSKPGYTVDHSGNLAIVGPDGRQRGFIRAPFNNQKLVAQLPGLVKRD, from the coding sequence ATGACCCGAACCCAGAAAACCGTCTTCATCCTCGTTGCCCTGGTCGCGTTGATCATGGGCCTGACCGTCAACAAGGTGCTAAATGGCAGTGACCAGCCAAACCCCACCGAGCTGATCGACGCCGGCATCATCCTCCTGCCGCAGAGCCGCACGGTTGCCGACGTGACCATGACCAACCAGGACGGCCAGCCGGTGCAGCTGGACGATCTCAAGGGAAAATGGTCGCTGCTGTTCTTTGGCTATACCTATTGCCCGGATATCTGCCCCACCACCCTGGCCCAGTTGCGGCAGGTGAAGAGCGAGCTGTCCAAGGAAGCGGCCGACCGGCTGCAGGTGGTACTGGTGAGTGTCGATCCGAACCGCGACACGCCGAACCAGCTCAAGCAGTACCTGGGTTATTTCGACAAGGATTTCGTCGGCGTGGCGGGGTCGATCGAGGATACCCAGAAGCTGGCTAATGCCTTGAGCATTCCGTTCATTCCGGCGGATACCAGCAAGCCCGGATATACCGTGGATCATAGCGGTAACCTGGCGATTGTCGGGCCTGATGGGCGTCAGCGTGGGTTCATACGGGCGCCGTTCAACAACCAGAAGCTGGTGGCGCAGTTGCCGGGGCTTGTTAAGCGGGATTGA
- a CDS encoding polyamine ABC transporter substrate-binding protein, translated as MVRLKCLLAPLIATTLFTGAFQAQAEQRTLRVYNWFDYITPQTLTGFQKDSGVKLVYDIFDTNEALEAKLLTGNSGYDVVVPSNVFLAKQIEAGVFQPLDRSKLPNWQHLDPALMKLIEANDPGNKFAVPYMYGTVLIGFNPDKVKAVLGDTAPVDSWDLLFKEENIAKLKQCGVALLDSPSEILPLALQYLGLDPNSSKPDDYKQAEALLQKIRPYITYFHSSKYMADIANGDICVAVGYSGSFSQAANRARDAKNGVVVDMRLPKEGAPIWFDMLAIPKGAANPEDAHTFINYLLRPEVIAPISDFVGYPNPNKDATEKVSPAIRNNPNLYPTAEAMAKLYTLKPLTREAERARTRAWTRIKSGT; from the coding sequence ATGGTCCGACTTAAGTGCCTGCTCGCCCCACTCATAGCAACCACCCTGTTCACCGGTGCCTTCCAGGCACAAGCCGAACAGCGCACCTTGCGCGTGTACAACTGGTTCGATTACATCACCCCGCAAACCTTGACCGGTTTCCAGAAGGACAGCGGCGTCAAGCTGGTCTACGACATCTTCGACACCAACGAAGCCCTGGAAGCGAAGCTGCTAACAGGCAACTCCGGCTACGACGTGGTAGTACCGTCCAACGTGTTTCTCGCCAAGCAGATCGAGGCGGGGGTGTTCCAGCCACTGGACCGCAGCAAGCTGCCGAACTGGCAACACTTGGACCCGGCACTGATGAAGCTCATCGAGGCCAACGATCCGGGCAACAAGTTCGCCGTGCCCTACATGTACGGCACGGTGCTGATCGGCTTCAACCCGGACAAGGTCAAGGCGGTACTTGGCGACACGGCTCCCGTGGACAGCTGGGACCTGCTCTTCAAGGAAGAGAACATCGCCAAACTCAAGCAGTGCGGCGTAGCGCTGCTTGACTCGCCATCAGAGATCCTGCCTCTGGCGTTGCAATACCTGGGGCTGGACCCCAACAGCAGCAAGCCGGATGACTACAAGCAAGCCGAAGCTCTGCTGCAGAAGATCCGCCCCTACATCACCTACTTCCACTCTTCCAAGTACATGGCAGATATCGCCAACGGTGACATCTGCGTTGCCGTTGGTTATTCCGGTAGTTTCTCCCAGGCAGCAAACCGCGCCCGGGATGCGAAGAACGGTGTGGTGGTGGACATGCGCCTGCCCAAGGAGGGGGCGCCGATATGGTTCGACATGCTGGCGATTCCGAAGGGCGCCGCCAACCCGGAGGATGCGCATACGTTCATCAACTACCTGCTGCGCCCAGAGGTGATTGCCCCGATCAGCGACTTTGTCGGCTACCCGAACCCGAACAAGGATGCGACGGAAAAGGTCAGCCCTGCGATTCGCAATAATCCCAACCTGTATCCGACAGCCGAAGCGATGGCCAAGCTGTATACGCTCAAGCCTTTGACGCGTGAGGCAGAGCGGGCGAGGACGCGGGCCTGGACCAGGATCAAGTCCGGGACTTGA
- a CDS encoding histone deacetylase family protein, which translates to MLTIYSDDHRLHHGRCELIDGKLMPCFEMPSRADHVLEQVKKRNLGDVQGPTDFGRAPLQRIHSADYLDFFEGAWARWAALGQEGDLLPFTWPARTLRQVKPTGLHGELGYYSFDAGAPITAGTWQAAYSAAQVALTAQAAIEQGAHAAFALCRPPGHHAAAEVMGGYCYLNNAAIAAQAFLDQGRARVAILDVDYHHGNGTQDIFYQRDDVFFASIHGDPQDEFPFFLGYADETGAGAGEGCNINYPLPAGSDWAAWSAALEDACERIADYDADVLVISLGVDTFKDDPISQFKLDSPDYLKMGKRIAQLGKPTLFVMEGGYAVEEIGINAVNVLEGFQLAQPGAR; encoded by the coding sequence ATGCTGACGATCTATTCCGATGACCACCGCCTGCACCACGGCCGCTGCGAGCTGATCGACGGCAAGCTGATGCCCTGCTTCGAAATGCCTTCGCGCGCCGACCATGTGCTCGAGCAGGTGAAAAAGCGCAACCTCGGTGATGTCCAGGGCCCGACCGACTTTGGCCGTGCACCGCTGCAGCGCATCCACAGCGCCGACTATCTCGACTTCTTCGAAGGCGCCTGGGCACGTTGGGCCGCGCTGGGTCAGGAAGGCGACCTGCTGCCCTTCACCTGGCCGGCACGCACCTTGCGCCAAGTCAAACCCACCGGCCTGCATGGCGAATTGGGTTACTACAGTTTCGATGCCGGCGCGCCCATCACCGCAGGCACATGGCAGGCCGCCTACAGCGCAGCACAGGTTGCCCTCACCGCCCAGGCTGCAATCGAGCAAGGCGCCCATGCCGCCTTCGCCCTGTGCCGCCCACCAGGGCATCACGCCGCCGCCGAAGTGATGGGAGGTTACTGCTACCTGAACAACGCCGCGATCGCTGCCCAGGCCTTCCTCGACCAAGGCAGGGCCAGGGTGGCCATCCTTGACGTCGACTACCACCATGGCAATGGCACCCAGGACATCTTCTACCAGCGCGATGACGTGTTCTTCGCCTCGATCCACGGCGATCCGCAAGACGAGTTTCCGTTCTTCCTCGGCTACGCGGACGAAACCGGCGCAGGCGCGGGCGAAGGCTGCAACATCAACTATCCGCTGCCAGCGGGCAGTGACTGGGCCGCCTGGAGCGCCGCGCTGGAAGACGCCTGCGAGCGCATCGCAGACTACGACGCCGACGTCCTTGTCATCTCTCTTGGCGTGGATACCTTCAAGGATGATCCTATCTCCCAGTTCAAGCTGGACAGCCCGGACTACCTGAAGATGGGCAAACGTATCGCCCAACTCGGCAAGCCGACCTTGTTTGTGATGGAAGGCGGCTACGCAGTGGAAGAAATCGGTATCAACGCGGTCAATGTGCTGGAAGGTTTCCAGCTCGCCCAGCCAGGAGCCCGATAA